The following are encoded together in the Bacillus cereus group sp. RP43 genome:
- a CDS encoding GNAT family N-acetyltransferase: MFKDIKIRTFQKEDLEQVLQLFYETVHTVNAQDYNTLQLQAWAPKRLNRASWLKSLEKNISYVADNNGVIVGFGDYNDEHYVDRLFTHKDYQGKGIASHILQKLEKEAVNLQHKDIYTEASITARPFFESKGFICIKEQRKQHNGQIFINYVMKK, encoded by the coding sequence ATGTTTAAAGATATTAAAATTAGAACATTCCAGAAAGAGGATTTAGAGCAAGTATTACAATTGTTCTATGAAACGGTTCACACGGTTAATGCACAAGATTATAATACGTTACAGCTACAGGCATGGGCACCAAAGCGACTAAATAGAGCAAGTTGGCTAAAGTCTTTAGAAAAGAATATTAGTTATGTAGCTGATAATAACGGTGTGATAGTTGGATTTGGGGATTATAATGATGAGCATTACGTAGATCGTTTATTTACGCATAAAGATTATCAAGGGAAAGGAATAGCTTCTCATATACTACAGAAGCTAGAAAAAGAAGCAGTGAACTTGCAGCATAAGGATATATATACAGAAGCGAGTATTACAGCGAGACCTTTCTTTGAAAGTAAAGGTTTTATTTGCATCAAGGAACAAAGGAAGCAACATAATGGTCAGATTTTTATTAATTATGTAATGAAAAAATAG
- a CDS encoding heavy metal translocating P-type ATPase produces MNEQKETNLQISGMTCAACANRIEKGLKKVEGVQDANVNFALEKTKILYDPTKTNPQQFKEKVESLGYGIVSDKAEFTVSGMTCAACANRVEKRLNKLDGVNKATVNFALESATVDFNPDEINVSEMKSAITKLGYKLEVKSDEQDASTDHRLQEIERQKKKFIFSFILSFPLLWAMVSHFSFTSFIYLPDMLMNPWVQLALATPVQFIIGGQFYIGAYKALRNKSANMDVLVALGTSAAYFYSVYLSIQSIGSSEHMTDLYFETSAVLITLIILGKLFEAKAKGRSSEAIKKLMGLQAKTATVVRDGTEMKILIEEVVAGDIVYVKPGEKIPVDGEIVEGKSAIDESMLTGESIPVDKTIGDVVIGSTMNKNGFLKVKATKVGRDTALAQIIKVVEEAQGSKAPIQRVADQISGIFVPVVVVIAIITFAVWMIFVTPGDFGGALEKMIAVLVIACPCALGLATPTSIMAGSGRSAEYGILFKGGEHLEATHRLDTVILDKTGTVTNGKPVLTDVIVADGFHEEEILRLVGAAEKNSEHPLAEAIVEGIKEKKIDIPSSETFEAIPGFGIESVVEGKQLLIGTRRLMKKFDIGIEEVSKSMEELEREGKTAMLIAINKEYAGIVAVADTVKDTSKAAIARLKKMGLDVVMITGDNTQTAQAIAKRVGIDHVIAEVLPEGKAEEVKKLQAQGKKVAMVGDGINDAPALATADIGMAIGTGTDVAMEAADITLIRGDLNSIADAIFMSKMTIRNIKQNLFWALAYNGLGIPIAALGFLAPWVAGAAMAFSSVSVVLNALRLQRVKLKS; encoded by the coding sequence ATGAATGAACAAAAAGAGACCAATCTTCAAATATCAGGAATGACATGTGCGGCATGTGCAAATAGAATTGAAAAAGGTCTTAAAAAAGTAGAAGGTGTGCAAGATGCAAATGTAAATTTTGCACTTGAAAAAACGAAAATTTTGTACGATCCAACTAAAACAAATCCGCAACAATTTAAAGAAAAAGTTGAATCGTTAGGATATGGAATTGTCAGTGATAAAGCTGAGTTTACTGTTTCGGGAATGACATGTGCAGCATGTGCGAATAGAGTGGAAAAGCGTTTAAATAAGTTAGATGGTGTGAACAAAGCGACGGTTAACTTCGCTTTAGAATCGGCAACGGTAGATTTTAATCCGGATGAAATTAATGTAAGTGAAATGAAGAGCGCCATTACAAAATTAGGATATAAATTAGAAGTAAAATCAGATGAGCAAGATGCATCAACTGATCATCGCTTACAAGAAATTGAGCGACAAAAGAAGAAGTTTATTTTTTCGTTTATTTTATCATTCCCGTTATTGTGGGCAATGGTGAGCCATTTCTCATTTACATCGTTTATATATTTACCTGATATGCTTATGAACCCATGGGTGCAGCTAGCTCTTGCAACTCCTGTTCAATTTATCATTGGCGGGCAGTTTTATATTGGGGCTTATAAAGCGTTACGTAATAAAAGCGCCAACATGGATGTTCTCGTGGCACTTGGAACGTCTGCCGCATATTTCTACAGTGTGTATTTAAGTATTCAATCAATTGGTTCTTCGGAACATATGACTGATTTATATTTTGAAACGAGCGCAGTACTTATTACATTAATTATTTTAGGTAAATTATTTGAGGCGAAAGCAAAAGGACGCTCATCAGAAGCGATTAAAAAATTGATGGGATTACAGGCGAAAACTGCTACAGTCGTGCGAGATGGAACAGAAATGAAAATATTGATTGAAGAAGTGGTAGCTGGTGATATCGTTTATGTAAAACCTGGCGAAAAAATCCCGGTAGATGGGGAAATTGTAGAAGGAAAGTCAGCGATAGATGAATCCATGCTAACAGGTGAGAGTATTCCGGTTGATAAAACAATTGGAGATGTAGTAATCGGTTCTACAATGAATAAAAATGGATTTTTAAAAGTTAAGGCAACTAAAGTAGGCAGAGATACTGCATTAGCTCAAATCATTAAAGTAGTAGAAGAGGCACAAGGTTCGAAAGCTCCTATTCAAAGGGTAGCAGATCAAATTTCAGGTATTTTCGTACCTGTTGTAGTTGTGATTGCTATTATCACATTTGCGGTGTGGATGATATTTGTTACGCCTGGTGATTTTGGCGGAGCACTTGAGAAAATGATAGCAGTACTTGTTATCGCTTGTCCATGTGCATTAGGTCTTGCGACACCTACATCTATTATGGCGGGATCAGGAAGATCAGCTGAATACGGTATTTTATTTAAAGGCGGAGAGCATTTAGAAGCGACGCACCGATTAGATACAGTTATTCTAGATAAAACAGGTACTGTGACAAATGGGAAGCCTGTGTTAACAGATGTAATTGTAGCAGATGGATTCCATGAAGAAGAAATACTACGTTTAGTAGGTGCGGCAGAAAAAAATTCTGAACATCCACTTGCAGAAGCGATTGTAGAAGGAATTAAAGAAAAGAAAATTGATATCCCAAGTTCAGAAACGTTTGAAGCAATTCCGGGATTCGGTATCGAATCAGTTGTAGAAGGGAAACAATTATTAATTGGTACACGTCGATTAATGAAGAAATTCGATATTGGTATTGAAGAAGTTTCTAAATCGATGGAAGAGCTAGAACGAGAAGGAAAAACAGCAATGCTTATTGCGATCAATAAAGAATATGCTGGTATAGTGGCCGTTGCAGATACTGTAAAAGATACTTCAAAAGCAGCTATCGCAAGACTTAAGAAAATGGGTCTAGACGTTGTTATGATTACAGGAGATAATACACAAACTGCTCAGGCAATCGCTAAGCGAGTTGGTATTGATCATGTAATTGCAGAAGTATTACCAGAAGGAAAAGCAGAAGAAGTGAAAAAACTTCAAGCGCAAGGTAAGAAAGTAGCGATGGTTGGAGATGGAATTAATGATGCTCCTGCTCTTGCTACGGCGGATATTGGTATGGCAATTGGAACAGGAACTGATGTAGCGATGGAAGCAGCGGATATTACGTTAATCCGTGGTGATTTAAATAGTATTGCTGATGCAATTTTCATGAGTAAAATGACGATTAGAAATATTAAGCAAAATCTATTCTGGGCGTTAGCTTATAACGGCCTAGGAATTCCAATTGCGGCGCTCGGTTTCTTAGCTCCTTGGGTTGCAGGTGCAGCGATGGCGTTTAGTTCTGTATCCGTTGTATTAAATGCATTACGATTGCAAAGAGTTAAATTGAAATCTTAA
- a CDS encoding HU family DNA-binding protein, which translates to MNKTELIKNVAQNAEISQKEATVVLQTVVESITNTLAAGEKVQLIGFGTFEVRERAARTGRNPQTGEEMQIAASKVPAFKAGKELKEAVK; encoded by the coding sequence ATGAATAAAACAGAATTAATTAAAAACGTAGCACAAAATGCTGAGATTTCTCAAAAAGAAGCTACTGTAGTTTTACAAACTGTAGTAGAATCAATCACTAACACTTTAGCTGCTGGTGAAAAAGTACAACTTATCGGATTCGGTACTTTCGAAGTTCGTGAAAGAGCTGCTCGTACAGGCCGTAACCCACAAACTGGTGAAGAAATGCAAATCGCAGCTTCTAAAGTGCCTGCTTTCAAAGCTGGTAAAGAACTAAAAGAAGCTGTAAAATAA